A single region of the Gasterosteus aculeatus chromosome 1, fGasAcu3.hap1.1, whole genome shotgun sequence genome encodes:
- the zbtb44 gene encoding zinc finger and BTB domain-containing protein 44 isoform X1 — protein MGVKTFTHSSPSHSQEMLEKLNALRSQGHLCDVTIRVQDKLFLAHKVVLACCSEFFRSKLVGRPEEEDKFVLDLHHVTVSGFAPLLEYAYTSTLSISTENIIDVLAAASYMQMFAVASTCSEFMKSSILWGPGGGGGSRANNNNINSMAADKPQEAAAEGASSHCALTPLDGSVSPVSSDCSVMERNVPTCRESRRKRKSFATMASPESPLKCTAQMVTTSPQIPNPSPSFSDGAAPPVESSLAFPWTFPFGIDRRFHSDKPKLPESPRCLEQGAAGAGEAAAAGRRLSDFLTCESSKVAAAAAAVGEEDVRVKVERLSDEEVQEASSQPVSASQSSLSDQQTVPGSEQVQEELLISPQSSSIGSMDEGVSEGLPSLQSTSNPGGHGEDDERLEGIQYPYHLYINPSARPGTNGPDRPFQCPTCGVRFTRIQNLKQHMLIHSGIKPFQCDRCGKKFTRAYSLKMHRLKHEGKRCFRCQICSATFTSFGEYKHHMRVSRHIIRKPRIYECKTCGAMFTNSGNLIVHLRSLNHEASELANYFQSSDFLVPDYLSQVQEEEEALGVQYELEDPEHHPVYSGNTTASSTTSAAAASSTSCSVHMPVISQVSSSTQNCESSPGFLSPEPLNLPPASLKTEETKAADGVGGSSPEVFEEEEEEEEEEEEEQRAELPP, from the exons ATGGGGGTTAAAACCTTCACCCACAGCTCCCCCTCCCACAGCCAGGAGATGCTGGAGAAGCTCAACGCGCTGCGCAGCCAGGGCCACCTGTGCGACGTCACCATCCGGGTCCAGGACAAGCTCTTCCTGGCCCACAAAGTGGTGCTGGCCTGCTGCAGCGAGTTCTTCCGCTCCAAGCTGGTGGGCCggcccgaggaggaggacaagttCGTGCTGGATCTTCACCACGTCACCGTCAGCGGCTTCGCCCCCCTGCTGGAGTACGCCTacacctccaccctctccatCAGCACGGAGAACATCATCGACGTGCTGGCGGCCGCCAGCTACATGCAGATGTTCGCCGTGGCCAGCACGTGTTCTGAGTTCATGAAGTCCAGCATCCTGTGGGGcccgggcggcggcggcggcagcagggcCAACAACAATAACATCAACAGCATGGCAGCGGACAAGCcgcaggaggcggcggcggagggcGCCTCGTCGCACTGCGCCCTGACGCCGCTGGACGGCAGTGTGTCCCCCGTGTCCTCCGACTGCAGCGTGATGGAGAGGAACGTCCCCACCTGCCGCGAGTCGCGGCGGAAACGCAAAAGTTTCGCCACCATGGCGTCCCCCGAGAGCCCGCTCAAATGCACGGCGCAGATGGTCACCACCTCCCCTCAGATCCCCAACCCGTCCCCCTCCTTCTCGGACGGCGCGGCCCCGCCCGTGGAGTCCTCCCTGGCCTTCCCCTGGACCTTCCCCTTCGGCATCGACCGGAGGTTCCACTCGGACAAGCCGAAGCTCCCCGAGAGCCCCCGCTGCCTGGAGCAGGGCGCCGCGGGGGCcggcgaggcggcggcggcgggccggCGGCTCAGCGACTTCCTGACGTGCGAGAGCTCcaaggtggcggcggcggcggcggcggtgggggaggaggacgtGAGGGTGAAGGTGGAGCGGCTCAGCGacgaggaggtgcaggaggcgTCGTCGCAGCCGGTCAGCGCCTCGCAGAGCTCGCTGAGCGACCAGCAGACGGTGCCGGGCAGCGAGCAGGTCCAGGAGGAGCTGCTCATCAGTCCTCAGTCCTCCTCTATAG GGTCCATGGACGAGGGCGTGTCGGAGGGCCTTCCTTCCCTGCAGAGCACCTCCAACCCCGGAGGACACGGCGAGGATGACGAGAG GTTAGAAGGTATTCAGTACCCGTACCACCTCTACATCAACCCCTCAGCCCGGCCCGGCACCAACGGGCCCGACCGGCCCTTCCAGTGTCCTACCTGCGGAGTCCGATTCACGCGCATTCAGAACCTGAAGCAGCACATGCTCATTCACTCCG gcatTAAGCCTTTCCAGTGTGACCGCTGTGGGAAAAAGTTCACACGGGCCTACTCCCTAAAGATGCATCGGCTGAAGCACGAAGGTAAACGCTGTTTCCGGTGCCAGATTTGTAGCGCCACATTCACGTCCTTCGGCGAATATAAGCACCACATGAGGGTCTCCCGACACATAATCCGCAAGCCGCGGATTTACGAGTGCAAAACGTGCGGGGCCATGTTCACCAACTCTGGCAATTTAATTGTACACCTGAGGAGTCTGAACCATGAGGCGTCCGAGCTAGCAAACTACTTCCAGAGCAG TGATTTCCTCGTGCCCGACTACCTGAGccaggtgcaggaggaggaggaggcgctgggGGTCCAGTACGAGCTAGAAGACCCCGAGCATCACCCCGTCTACTCGGGCAACaccaccgcctcctccaccaccagcgccgccgccgcctcctccacctcctgctcagTCCACATGCCCGTCATCTCCCaggtctcctcctccacgcaGAACTGCGAGAGCTCCCCCGGCTTCCTCTCGCCAGAGCCCCTGAACCTCCCACCCGCCTCCCTCAAGACGGAGGAGACCAAGGCGGCTGACGGCGTGGGGGGCAGCTCCCCGGAGgtgtttgaggaggaggaggaggaggaggaagaggaggaggaggagcagcgggcCGAGCTTCCACCGTGA
- the zbtb44 gene encoding zinc finger and BTB domain-containing protein 44 isoform X2: MGVKTFTHSSPSHSQEMLEKLNALRSQGHLCDVTIRVQDKLFLAHKVVLACCSEFFRSKLVGRPEEEDKFVLDLHHVTVSGFAPLLEYAYTSTLSISTENIIDVLAAASYMQMFAVASTCSEFMKSSILWGPGGGGGSRANNNNINSMAADKPQEAAAEGASSHCALTPLDGSVSPVSSDCSVMERNVPTCRESRRKRKSFATMASPESPLKCTAQMVTTSPQIPNPSPSFSDGAAPPVESSLAFPWTFPFGIDRRFHSDKPKLPESPRCLEQGAAGAGEAAAAGRRLSDFLTCESSKVAAAAAAVGEEDVRVKVERLSDEEVQEASSQPVSASQSSLSDQQTVPGSEQVQEELLISPQSSSIGSMDEGVSEGLPSLQSTSNPGGHGEDDERLEGIQYPYHLYINPSARPGTNGPDRPFQCPTCGVRFTRIQNLKQHMLIHSGIKPFQCDRCGKKFTRAYSLKMHRLKHEVISSCPTT, from the exons ATGGGGGTTAAAACCTTCACCCACAGCTCCCCCTCCCACAGCCAGGAGATGCTGGAGAAGCTCAACGCGCTGCGCAGCCAGGGCCACCTGTGCGACGTCACCATCCGGGTCCAGGACAAGCTCTTCCTGGCCCACAAAGTGGTGCTGGCCTGCTGCAGCGAGTTCTTCCGCTCCAAGCTGGTGGGCCggcccgaggaggaggacaagttCGTGCTGGATCTTCACCACGTCACCGTCAGCGGCTTCGCCCCCCTGCTGGAGTACGCCTacacctccaccctctccatCAGCACGGAGAACATCATCGACGTGCTGGCGGCCGCCAGCTACATGCAGATGTTCGCCGTGGCCAGCACGTGTTCTGAGTTCATGAAGTCCAGCATCCTGTGGGGcccgggcggcggcggcggcagcagggcCAACAACAATAACATCAACAGCATGGCAGCGGACAAGCcgcaggaggcggcggcggagggcGCCTCGTCGCACTGCGCCCTGACGCCGCTGGACGGCAGTGTGTCCCCCGTGTCCTCCGACTGCAGCGTGATGGAGAGGAACGTCCCCACCTGCCGCGAGTCGCGGCGGAAACGCAAAAGTTTCGCCACCATGGCGTCCCCCGAGAGCCCGCTCAAATGCACGGCGCAGATGGTCACCACCTCCCCTCAGATCCCCAACCCGTCCCCCTCCTTCTCGGACGGCGCGGCCCCGCCCGTGGAGTCCTCCCTGGCCTTCCCCTGGACCTTCCCCTTCGGCATCGACCGGAGGTTCCACTCGGACAAGCCGAAGCTCCCCGAGAGCCCCCGCTGCCTGGAGCAGGGCGCCGCGGGGGCcggcgaggcggcggcggcgggccggCGGCTCAGCGACTTCCTGACGTGCGAGAGCTCcaaggtggcggcggcggcggcggcggtgggggaggaggacgtGAGGGTGAAGGTGGAGCGGCTCAGCGacgaggaggtgcaggaggcgTCGTCGCAGCCGGTCAGCGCCTCGCAGAGCTCGCTGAGCGACCAGCAGACGGTGCCGGGCAGCGAGCAGGTCCAGGAGGAGCTGCTCATCAGTCCTCAGTCCTCCTCTATAG GGTCCATGGACGAGGGCGTGTCGGAGGGCCTTCCTTCCCTGCAGAGCACCTCCAACCCCGGAGGACACGGCGAGGATGACGAGAG GTTAGAAGGTATTCAGTACCCGTACCACCTCTACATCAACCCCTCAGCCCGGCCCGGCACCAACGGGCCCGACCGGCCCTTCCAGTGTCCTACCTGCGGAGTCCGATTCACGCGCATTCAGAACCTGAAGCAGCACATGCTCATTCACTCCG gcatTAAGCCTTTCCAGTGTGACCGCTGTGGGAAAAAGTTCACACGGGCCTACTCCCTAAAGATGCATCGGCTGAAGCACGAAG TGATTTCCTCGTGCCCGACTACCTGA